The Candidatus Methylomirabilota bacterium genome includes a region encoding these proteins:
- the rnhA gene encoding ribonuclease HI has product MPRRPSPAAGGGPSAPPGAPSAPRVAIYTDGACSGNPGPGGWAAILIDGDIEQEISGGESWTTNQRMEMTGVLQGLRALAPGRAADVYSDSAYVINGFRDKWYERWRMNGWKNSQKKPVENRDLWEALLTEVESRDVAWHKVAGHSGHPLNDRADRLAVEAIRRTQTVASPPAR; this is encoded by the coding sequence ATGCCGCGCCGCCCCTCCCCCGCGGCGGGAGGGGGCCCGAGCGCGCCGCCCGGGGCGCCGTCCGCACCCCGTGTCGCCATCTACACCGACGGCGCGTGCAGCGGGAATCCCGGTCCCGGTGGCTGGGCGGCCATCCTCATCGACGGTGACATCGAACAGGAGATCTCGGGCGGCGAATCCTGGACCACCAATCAGCGCATGGAGATGACCGGTGTGCTCCAGGGTCTCCGCGCCCTCGCGCCCGGCCGCGCCGCGGACGTCTACTCGGACAGCGCGTACGTGATCAACGGGTTCCGCGACAAGTGGTACGAGCGCTGGCGCATGAACGGCTGGAAGAACAGCCAGAAGAAGCCGGTGGAGAACCGAGACCTCTGGGAGGCTCTGCTCACGGAAGTGGAGTCGCGTGATGTCGCCTGGCACAAGGTGGCGGGCCACTCCGGGCACCCGCTGAACGACCGGGCCGACCGGCTCGCCGTCGAGGCCATCCGCCGCACCCAGACGGTCGCATCCCCGCCTGCCCGCTGA
- a CDS encoding C4-type zinc ribbon domain-containing protein: MDGQLKTLIDLQTFDTRIAGLEGEAVKLPKEIEAVRARTAEAKKTVDAAKAGLDTARKETRAREKDLEDNQVKRQKFEGQLYQVKTNKEYSAVLAEIEEVKQQKSKIEEEILTLMERQERLAAEIKDAEGGLKAAESEGATAEKQLRERLAAVETELGGVKGERASVARGLPANVLADYDRLLRARAGLAIVPVIKPNLCGACRMTVTPQRLQELRAQNALLACESCGRYLYWQA; encoded by the coding sequence GTGGACGGCCAGCTGAAGACCCTCATTGACCTCCAGACCTTCGACACCCGCATCGCGGGGCTCGAGGGCGAGGCGGTGAAGCTCCCGAAGGAGATCGAGGCGGTGCGGGCCCGCACCGCCGAGGCGAAGAAGACGGTGGACGCGGCCAAGGCGGGTCTGGACACCGCCCGCAAGGAGACGCGGGCGCGGGAGAAAGACCTCGAGGACAATCAAGTCAAGCGACAGAAGTTCGAGGGCCAGCTCTACCAGGTCAAAACGAACAAGGAATACTCCGCGGTGCTCGCCGAGATCGAGGAGGTCAAGCAGCAGAAGTCCAAGATCGAGGAGGAGATCCTCACGCTGATGGAGCGTCAGGAGCGCCTCGCCGCCGAGATCAAGGATGCCGAGGGCGGGCTCAAGGCCGCCGAGTCCGAGGGCGCCACCGCGGAGAAGCAGTTACGCGAGCGGCTCGCCGCGGTGGAGACGGAGCTGGGTGGGGTGAAGGGCGAGCGCGCGTCGGTCGCCCGCGGGCTCCCCGCCAACGTCCTCGCCGACTACGACCGCCTGCTCCGGGCGCGCGCCGGACTGGCCATCGTGCCCGTGATCAAGCCCAATCTCTGCGGCGCCTGCCGCATGACCGTCACACCTCAGCGGCTCCAGGAGCTCCGCGCACAGAACGCGCTCCTCGCCTGCGAATCTTGCGGGCGCTACCTCTACTGGCAGGCTTGA